The following coding sequences lie in one Silene latifolia isolate original U9 population chromosome 5, ASM4854445v1, whole genome shotgun sequence genomic window:
- the LOC141657912 gene encoding wall-associated receptor kinase 5-like, giving the protein MTEALIGVEASFFFGDALGLQGEALLLTLEVRVLTRLITGSEALESLVIASHCTSMCGGITIPYPFGIEEGCYYKDKDDQSLKPSMKITCNHTFNPPQPIFGSDIQILNISLEEGEISLNNNVSYNCRKSYNSSTYLYRYSWINLKNFTISSSKNKFVATGCDTYAWFKGQRYGKNYSTGCMTMCSDLTDVVNGSICNGVGCCEASIPDGVTNLKIEANSFYNHIGVEFNPCSVAYPVANDAFYFSTQNLTQNLSSYLNEQPSAPIIYNWGIGTKNCSEAEKEGSRFLCKSNTNCITLTHEQDGLDGYRCNCSEGYSGNPYLPQGCQDINECKRENDCERPEYCTNTDGSYYCQCPKGYHGNGTQTDRCISSSKTWLTPVIITAGIGGSIIILLVVGFLLHWRNGERRIKKLRESFFRQNGGLILHQKLSRMDALKIFTAQDLENATDKYNETNIIGRGGYGIVYKGIIANNQQVAIKRSLKVDPGQVEQFINEILVLSQINNRNVVRLLGCCLETEVPLLVYEFINNGTLYDHLNDEAKVPLFTWNIRLRIASEVAEVLAYLHTTISTPIIHRDMKSMNILLDECYTAKVADFGASRLVPVDQEQLATMVLGTLGYLDPEYMQTSELTEKSDVYSFGVVLVELLTSKKALSYQRPEVERCLAMHFLLKMKEDRLFDIIDKNIANSQGDIEQIKKVANLAKWCLFLKGEDRPTMKEVATELEEIKRMNKHPWQDAKLSFDQENDCEYLLRGIPKDDDGNSGGYSGKDSDLYKRPGFISSLGGGR; this is encoded by the exons ATGACTGAAGCGCTGATAGGAGTGGAGGCATCCTTCTTTTTTGGTGACGCCCTAGGTTTGCAAGGGGAAGCGCTTTTGTTGACCTTAGAAGTTCGA GTGCTGACACGATTAATCACAGGTTCTGAAGCACTGGAATCACTTGTTATCGCGTCACATTGTACCTCAATGTGCGGAGGGATTACCATTCCTTACCCATTTGGTATAGAAGAGGGGTGTTACTATAAAGATAAAGATGATCAGAGTCTTAAACCCTCCATGAAAATCACATGTAATCATACTTTCAATCCTCCCCAACCAATTTTCGGTTCAGACATCCAAATACTAAACATTTCCCTAGAAGAGGGCGAAATTAGCCTCAATAACAATGTATCATACAACTGTCGCAAGTCTTACAATTCATCTACTTATTTGTATCGGTATAGTTGGATAAACTTGAAAAATTTTACGATTTCCAGCAGCAAAAACAAGTTTGTGGCAACAGGGTGTGATACCTATGCCTGGTTTAAAGGACAACGTTATGGCAAGAACTACTCGACAGGATGCATGACAATGTGCAGCGACTTAACTGATGTGGTCAACGGCAGCATATGTAATGGGGTTGGTTGTTGTGAAGCTTCCATACCCGATGGCGTAACCAACTTAAAAATTGAAGCAAACAGTTTTTATAACCATATTGGAGTTGAGTTTAACCCGTGTAGTGTGGCGTACCCTGTGGCGAATGATGCCTTCTATTTTTCCACACAGAATTTGACTCAAAATTTGAGTAGTTATTTGAATGAGCAGCCTTCAGCTCCTATCATATACAATTGGGGAATCGGAACCAAAAACTGTTCGGAAGCTGAAAAGGAAGGAAGTCGGTTCTTGTGTAAGAGCAACACAAATTGCATCACCTTGACGCATGAACAAGATGGTCTAGACGGATATCGTTGCAACTGCAGTGAAGGGTATTCAGGAAATCCATATCTTCCACAAGGCTGCCAAG ATATCAATGAATGCAAGAGAGAAAATGATTGTGAGAGACCAGAATACTGTACCAACACTGACGGAAGCTATTATTGCCAATGCCCAAAGGGTTACCATGGAAACGGCACACAAACTGATCGCTGTATCTCTTCTTCAAAGACTTGGCTCACACCAGTAATCATCACTGCAg GTATTGGTGGAAGTATTATAATTTTGCTTGTTGTTGGCTTTCTCTTGCATTGGAGAAATGGGGAAAGACGAATCAAGAAGCTACGAGAAAGCTTCTTCCGTCAAAATGGGGGTTTAATTTTACATCAAAAACTATCTAGGATGGATGCTCTAAAGATTTTTACAGCACAAGATTTGGAAAATGCAACTGACAAATACAATGAAACAAACATAATCGGAAGAGGTGGTTATGGAATTGTTTACAAGGGAATCATAGCAAATAATCAACAAGTTGCAATCAAACGGTCGCTTAAGGTGGATCCTGGCCAAGTTGAGCAATTCATCAATGAAATTCTCGTACTGTCACAAATCAACAACAGAAATGTGGTCAGGTTACTAGGTTGTTGTCTCGAGACAGAAGTACCATTATTGGTTTACGAGTTTATCAACAATGGAACATTATACGATCACTTAAACGATGAGGCAAAGGTGCCCCTTTTCACATGGAATATCCGTCTAAGGATAGCATCAGAAGTTGCTGAAGTGTTGGCGTATCTACATACCACAATCTCAACCCCAATCATCCATAGAGATATGAAGTCAATGAATATACTCTTAGATGAATGTTATACGGCTAAGGTTGCAGATTTTGGCGCTTCAAGATTGGTTCCTGTGGACCAAGAACAACTAGCCACAATGGTGCTAGGAACATTGGGCTATTTGGATCCTGAATATATGCAAACGAGTGAATTAACTGAAAAAAGTGATGTTTATAGCTTCGGAGTTGTGTTGGTGGAGTTATTAACTAGCAAAAAGGCGCTATCTTATCAAAGGCCTGAAGTTGAGCGATGCCTTGCTATGCACTTCCTTCTTAAGATGAAAGAAGACCGACTGTTTGACATCATTGATAAAAACATCGCAAACAGTCAAGGAGACATTGAGCAAATAAAGAAAGTGGCTAATCTAGCTAAATGGTGTTTGTTCTTGAAAGGAGAGGATAGGCCAACCATGAAGGAAGTCGCGACGGAGCTAGAAGAAATCAAAAGAATGAATAAGCATCCTTGGCAAGACGCTAAGTTGTCCTTTGATCAGGAAAATGATTGTGAGTATCTTCTTCGAGGAATCCCAAAAGACGATGATGGAAACAGTGGTGGTTACTCTGGTAAGGACTCGGATTTGTATAAGCGTCCTGGTTTCATTTCCTCACTAGGTGGTGGAAGGTAG